AGTCGGTGAGATCCATCTGACAGGGATTGTGAACGTCAGCGGGTTTATGGAATTCTTTGTTCTGCAGAACACCCGCTTGAATCTTGTAATGAAAATGGCAAAGACCATCGCGGAAGCCATCGTGCTGGCAGGAGATTCGGTCGAGCACCGAAATGCCGTGAGCATCGAGAAATGGCGGGAAGAACTGCAGCAATAACGAAGGGAGATGACGCACATGTCATCTCCCTTTTTAGGTTCCCTCTATATCATCAACTGATAGGCATGCATGATCCCGACCACAAAACCCACTACGATGATGCCCGGAAGCAGGTTGGCTACCCTGATTTTCGTCACGCCGAGGAGATTGAGCCCGATCGCAAAGATCATGATTCCGCCAGTTGAGGTCATTTCAACGATATAGGCATCCATCAGCGCTTCCGGTACCCATTGATGGATCTGAGTGGCGAATAAGGCGATGAAGCCTTGATAAAGGACGACAGGAATGGCAGAGAACATGACGCCGATGCCTAATGTCGTCGTCAGGATCAATGAGGTGAAACCGTCAATGATCGATTTGGTGAGGAGGACATCGTGATCTCCCCGAATCCCGCTGTCAAGTGCGCCGATGACGGCCATGGCGCCGATTACGAATATGAGTGTCGCAGTCACAAACCCTTGTGAAATCGACGTTTCTTTCTTGCTTCCGATTTTCTTTTCAAGCCATGCACCCAATGCGTTCAGCTTGTCTTCAAGATTCATCCACTCACCCCATGCGGCACCGAGAGCGAGGCTGATGATGACAATGAGGAAGTTCTCACTTTTGAACCCCATTTGCAAACCAAGGACGATCACCGCCAAACCGATCGCCTTCATGACGGTCCCCTTCATATCCTCAGGAATGCGATGAAGAAACTTCCCGAGCAGGGTTCCTATGATGATGCATACGCCATTTACGAGCGTTCCAAAAAGTACCATGACGATCTCCTTCTCTTTCTTGTATGTAGTCTGCCGTCTCTTTCGCCTTCAAAAAAGGAAGAGGACTGACTTTGAAAGGTCACCCTTTCTCAATCAGTCCTTTTTCTCATTGAAGCAACTCGAGGATCCGGTCCAAATCTTCTTTTGAGAAAAACTCCAACTCTATTTTACCTTTTTTCTTTGACTGCTTGATTGTGACCGTTGTACCGAAGCGTTCGCGAAGAAGCGATTCTTGTTCCTGAATGAATACATCCTTACGCTCTTTCGGTTTTGTTTCACGTGGAACATTCTCATTCAGTTCCTGGATGATCTTTTCTAATTGGCGAACGTTCAGCGACTCTTTCAGGATCCGGTTCACGACCTGGGAGAGAGTCTTTTTATTTTTCAGTCCGAGTAATGCACGTCCATGCCCCATCGTCAGCTTCCCTTCCGAGATGAGTTCCTGGACGGGTGCAGGAAGGGAAAGGAGGCGGATATGGTTGGCGATATGAGGTCGACTCTTGCCTAACCGCTTCGCCAGCTCCTCCTGGGTGAGCTTCAGCTTGTCCATCAGCATTTGATAAGCTGCGCCTTCTTCAATCGGGGTAAGGTCTTCCCTCTGAAGATTCTCCAAAACAGCAAGCTCCATCATCTGCTGCTCATTCAATTCACGGACCACAACAGGGACGGTGTCTAATTTAGCCGCTTTGGCTGCACGGTAGCGCCGTTCCCCTACAACGATTTCGTATCCTTTGATCGTTTTGCGGACGATGATCGGCTGAAGGATCCCATGCTCCAGGATCGATTCCTTCAATTCCTCTATCGCTTGTGGCGTGAAGATTTTCCGGGGCTGATATGGATTCGGCCGGATTTCCTTCAGGCTCACCTCTTGAACGGATTCTTCGGTTTCAGTCGTCTGGATATTGTTAAA
The nucleotide sequence above comes from Bacillus sp. KH172YL63. Encoded proteins:
- a CDS encoding DUF554 domain-containing protein, with product MVLFGTLVNGVCIIIGTLLGKFLHRIPEDMKGTVMKAIGLAVIVLGLQMGFKSENFLIVIISLALGAAWGEWMNLEDKLNALGAWLEKKIGSKKETSISQGFVTATLIFVIGAMAVIGALDSGIRGDHDVLLTKSIIDGFTSLILTTTLGIGVMFSAIPVVLYQGFIALFATQIHQWVPEALMDAYIVEMTSTGGIMIFAIGLNLLGVTKIRVANLLPGIIVVGFVVGIMHAYQLMI
- a CDS encoding ParB/RepB/Spo0J family partition protein, which gives rise to MAKGLGKGINALFNNIQTTETEESVQEVSLKEIRPNPYQPRKIFTPQAIEELKESILEHGILQPIIVRKTIKGYEIVVGERRYRAAKAAKLDTVPVVVRELNEQQMMELAVLENLQREDLTPIEEGAAYQMLMDKLKLTQEELAKRLGKSRPHIANHIRLLSLPAPVQELISEGKLTMGHGRALLGLKNKKTLSQVVNRILKESLNVRQLEKIIQELNENVPRETKPKERKDVFIQEQESLLRERFGTTVTIKQSKKKGKIELEFFSKEDLDRILELLQ